In Elaeis guineensis isolate ETL-2024a chromosome 1, EG11, whole genome shotgun sequence, a genomic segment contains:
- the LOC105034980 gene encoding crocetin glucosyltransferase 2: MENGPHQAHALVLPYPAQGHINPMLQFAKRLSSHGLLATLATTRFILSTTRPEPGPVALAPISDGFDRAGYDEAGSIPAYLNRLVSVGSTTLEELIRSERAAGRPVRVLVYDSFLPWAREVGERHGLVTAAFFTQPCGVNIVYGLVKEGRLRIPVTEPVSLPGLPRLEPDGLPSFVSEADGGPYPLYFKMLMEQYKNLEKADAVLVNSFYELEPEEADYMASIWRGKTIGPTVPSSYLDNRLPSDSRYGFDLYTPSVTLCMQWLNSQPSNSVVYVSFGSIVMLGPDQMAELAFGLLNSDKYFLWVVRSSETSKLPENFMKNLSSERGLVVSWSPQIAVLSHNAVGCFLTHCGWNSTMEGISLGVPMVGMPQWTDQPMNAKYIEDVWKIGVRARAGEKGLVGREELERCVRVVMEGERSEEIRRNARKLGELTKRAVGEGGSSDRNIAEFVATYCPK; encoded by the exons ATGGAGAACGGCCCCCATCAAGCCCACGCCCTCGTCCTCCCATACCCGGCCCAAGGCCACATCAATCCCATGCTCCAATTCGCCAAGCGCCTCTCCTCCCACGGCCTCCTCGCCACCCTCGCCACCACCCGCTTCATCCTCTCCACCACACGCCCCGAACCCGGACCGGTCGCCCTCGCCCCCATCTCCGACGGCTTCGACCGGGCCGGCTACGACGAGGCCGGCTCCATCCCGGCCTACCTCAACCGCCTCGTGTCGGTAGGATCCACGACCCTCGAAGAGCTCATCCGGTCCGAGCGGGCCGCGGGCCGGCCGGTCCGGGTTCTGGTCTACGACTCGTTCCTCCCGTGGGCCCGGGAAGTCGGGGAGCGGCACGGGCTGGTGACGGCGGCGTTCTTCACGCAGCCCTGCGGCGTTAACATAGTCTACGGGCTCGTGAAGGAGGGCCGGCTCCGGATACCGGTTACTGAACCGGTCTCGCTGCCCGGTTTGCCCCGGCTCGAGCCGGACGGCCTGCCGTCCTTCGTTTCGGAGGCGGATGGGGGTCCGTACCCGTTGTACTTCAAAATGCTGATGGAGCAGTATAAGAATTTGGAGAAGGCGGATGCGGTGCTCGTCAACTCCTTCTACGAGCTGGAGCCTGAG GAAGCTGACTATATGGCATCGATATGGCGAGGTAAGACCATAGGCCCTACTGTGCCATCTTCATACTTGGACAACCGGCTCCCATCCGACTCTCGCTATGGCTTCGACTTGTACACCCCGAGCGTCACTCTCTGCATGCAGTGGCTCAACTCCCAACCCTCTAACTCTGTTGTCTATGTGTCCTTCGGCAGCATAGTTATGCTTGGCCCCGACCAAATGGCTGAGCTTGCATTCGGTCTTCTCAATAGCGACAAATACTTCCTTTGGGTGGTGAGATCCTCGGAAACCTCTAAGCTCCCAGAGAACTTCATGAAGAATTTGTCCTCGGAGCGAGGGTTGGTAGTTTCATGGAGCCCACAGATAGCGGTGCTATCCCACAATGCGGTCGGCTGTTTCCTAACGCACTGCGGATGGAATTCAACTATGGAGGGGATTAGTTTGGGTGTACCAATGGTCGGAATGCCTCAGTGGACGGATCAACCAATGAATGCCAAATATATCGAGGATGTTTGGAAGATCGGGGTACGGGCGAGAGCTGGAGAGAAGGGATTGGTGGGAAGGGAGGAGTTGGAGAGGTGTGTGAGGGTGGTGATGGAGGGGGAGAGGAGCGAAGAGATCAGAAGGAATGCAAGGAAATTGGGGGAGTTGACCAAAAGGGCAGTGGGGGAGGGTGGAAGCTCGGATAGGAACATTGCAGAGTTTGTGGCCACGTATTGCCCAAAGTGA